The Candidatus Zixiibacteriota bacterium genome window below encodes:
- a CDS encoding ankyrin repeat domain-containing protein, with protein sequence MMKKILIIMILFASTVYSADIFEAIKSGDINTIEQIIAQDKNVLQATNERSNTPLHIACYYGNPDLVRLLVEKGAAIEAVNGRGMTPLIYAIFSRNFETVKYLIEKGASISNSNSGAGMSPRHLAFSIGVRSGNLEIARYIISLDQDFDPHYRAPNGFTDLMSAISFGSSEGVQLLLEHGLDVNRSHRPDGLMPLADAAQRGKTNIVKFLLENGADINALGPNSIPAIKWAVERGKLDIVNLLIQSGAKTDFIDTSTGRNLLHLACIAGIKDLVTKILPLIDNIDELDNENHSPRYFAGKYGHGQISHLLIERGSGTPGDFSDNSERSPYLESELPEGQLITWQLNNRGWAVKTKNAMLIFDAEEFSAIRPTEPSLANGFLTPEEIENENIYALYSCYHGLPGEPAYIHQLEDTLDNITYIHNSGDRWRGCKNSFYLEPGTNFELGELRIKTIPVTESMTSLGYMITVDDLTIYFAGFRPENFDNFKIEIDSLAQNQESIDLAFIVVPGPDEPNDEIQYVLDKLKPKSVVLYDIDKRYSICRQKAGEISQSGYWGEIFYPEFPGDNFVYTKDR encoded by the coding sequence ATGATGAAGAAAATTTTAATCATAATGATATTGTTCGCCTCAACCGTTTATTCCGCGGATATATTTGAAGCCATCAAATCCGGCGACATCAATACCATTGAGCAAATTATTGCTCAGGATAAAAACGTCCTGCAAGCGACTAATGAAAGATCGAATACGCCATTACACATAGCCTGTTATTACGGAAATCCGGACCTGGTGCGATTACTCGTAGAAAAAGGTGCGGCTATCGAAGCCGTTAACGGCCGGGGAATGACTCCGCTTATCTATGCCATTTTCAGTAGAAATTTTGAGACGGTTAAATATCTGATAGAAAAAGGCGCTTCAATCAGCAACTCTAATTCCGGCGCCGGTATGTCACCTCGCCATCTTGCCTTTTCTATTGGCGTCCGGAGCGGCAATTTGGAAATTGCCCGGTATATTATCTCTTTAGATCAAGATTTTGATCCTCATTACAGGGCTCCAAATGGATTTACCGATTTGATGAGCGCCATTTCGTTTGGTTCCTCTGAAGGTGTTCAATTATTATTAGAACACGGATTGGATGTCAATCGCAGTCATCGACCCGACGGTTTGATGCCACTGGCTGATGCCGCCCAACGAGGGAAAACAAATATTGTGAAATTTTTGCTTGAAAACGGAGCCGATATCAACGCTCTTGGTCCAAACAGTATCCCCGCTATAAAATGGGCGGTTGAACGGGGGAAATTGGATATTGTCAATTTACTGATTCAAAGCGGCGCCAAAACTGATTTTATTGACACTTCAACCGGCCGTAATCTTCTTCATCTGGCCTGCATCGCGGGAATAAAGGACCTTGTCACGAAAATCCTCCCTCTTATTGACAATATTGACGAATTAGACAATGAGAATCATTCTCCCCGATATTTTGCGGGCAAATACGGACATGGACAAATCTCTCACCTTCTAATTGAGCGGGGATCCGGAACACCCGGTGATTTTTCAGATAATTCCGAGAGGTCTCCTTATTTGGAATCTGAATTACCCGAAGGTCAACTTATAACCTGGCAATTGAACAACCGCGGCTGGGCCGTGAAAACCAAAAATGCCATGCTTATTTTTGATGCTGAGGAATTTTCCGCAATTCGACCGACTGAACCTTCACTGGCAAACGGTTTTTTGACTCCGGAAGAAATTGAAAATGAAAATATCTATGCTCTGTATTCCTGCTATCATGGTCTTCCCGGCGAGCCTGCCTACATTCATCAACTGGAAGACACTCTTGATAATATTACCTATATCCATAATTCCGGCGACCGCTGGCGTGGTTGCAAAAATTCGTTCTATCTCGAACCGGGAACTAATTTCGAATTGGGTGAATTGAGAATCAAAACCATTCCGGTGACAGAAAGCATGACTTCTCTCGGATATATGATAACGGTTGACGATTTGACAATTTATTTTGCCGGATTCCGTCCCGAAAATTTCGATAACTTCAAGATTGAAATCGATAGTCTGGCCCAAAATCAGGAATCAATTGATCTGGCATTTATTGTTGTCCCCGGCCCGGATGAACCCAACGATGAAATTCAGTACGTCCTTGATAAACTAAAACCAAAATCGGTAGTCCTTTATGATATTGACAAACGATATTCAATCTGCCGACAAAAAGCCGGTGAAATTTCGCAATCCGGAT